The segment CCGGGTGACGCAGGCGCTGCCGGTCAAGCAGGCGGGAACGCTTCAGGCGCGCTTTGCCTTGCAGGAAGGGCAGACCTGGTACGTCCGGCTGGGGGACTGGCCGGTGGGGGGATCAGCCCTGGGCCTCCTGGGGCTCGCGTGTGCCCGGTGGAGGGTGAAGAGGACGCCCCGCTGATTTCAGAGGATGAGCTGGCCCTCGATCAGCCACCATCCCTGGGCCGCGCCCAGGCTGAGACTCTGCAAGACCCGGTCGTCGTTCCCGGCCGGGTCGGACACCGTGTCCCCGGCCTGGGGTGGGGTGCCCGGTTCGTCCAGCACCACTTCCACCATCAAGCCGTCCACCTTGCTGGGCACACCAGGAAACAGAGCTGAGATGGGAGCCATCATGCAGGTGGGCGCGGTGTGCCGGTGGGTGCCCGGGTGGCCCCCGCACCACGCAGGAGCGCCGTGCCCAGCCCCAGGTACGCGAGGCTCAGCACCGGCGCGAGGAACGGTTCTAGGTCCGCGATCCCCAGCGGTTTGGTGGCGATCACCACGCCCGCGAGCACCGCCGTCACCAGGAACCACGTGCCCAAGATGGCGTTTTGTCGCAGGCGCAGCAGCAGACCCCCACTCACACCCAACCACACGCCGAGGAGCAGGTCCGACCCCAGGCGCAGGTGGAGGGCCAGGTCGCCGACCATCCGCCCCATGACCTGCACCGCGTCCCGCGTCTCCCCGGAGGTCTGCACGTAGCTCTGCGCCAGGATGGGCGACGCGGCGGCCAGCACGAGCGGGGCGGCCAGCCCGAAGACCATGCCACCCAGCCCGGCCACGCCCGCGACGCGGGAGACACCTCGGGCCCCATATCGCAGCCGGTCATGCAGCGCCAGCGGTGCGGGCAGCAGGGCCAGGGTGGAGAGCAGGGTCAGCCACCACAGGCCGGTGTAGGCGCGGGCGTGCTCGGCCACCCAGGGCAGCAGCCGCGCCTGATCGTCGAACATCTCAACGTCCAGCCCGGCCTGGGCCAGGACGCCATACACGTAAACCAGGGAGAGCAGGAACAGCAGACCCGCCAGCAGGGCGCCAGCGCCTCCCAGCCGGGCCAGCCGCTGATCCTCGACCTCGGATGGGGCCCGCCCGCCGTCCGGGGGGCCAGGCGGGAAGGTTCCGCGCGCAGGCCCCGTCATGCGGGCACCACGCCGCGGGTGCGGCGCGCCCGAACCCACTCGCTGAGCAGCAGGAGCAGCACCCCCCCGACCACCCAGACGTCCGCGAGGTTGAACACCGGGAAGTCGCCCTGTCCCAGGGCGCGGGTGACCGCCGACAGCGCCGGTGAGGCCAGCATGTCCGTCACGCGCCCGGCGCTCAGGCCGTCGAGGGCGTTGCCGAGGGCCCCCCCGGCGATCAGGCTGAGCGCGAGGGCCTGCCCGGTGGGCCGGGGGCGCCGCAGCAGGAAGACGACCAGGCCCAGCCCCACCGCCCCACGCACCAGGGCGAGGGGCAGGGCGGCGCCGGACAGCAGGCTCCACGCCGCGCCGGTGTTGTAGGTCAGGGTCAGGTCGAGGACGCCGGGGAGCCAGGGCCGCACCTCCCCGGGCAACTCCGCGCGAGCCCAGCTTTTGAGGGCGAGGTCGAGGACGATGCACAGGGTGATCAGCGCGAGGAGGGCGAGACGGGGCATACCTGACTGTAGCAATGTCGGAAGCAAGTCTGTACAGAAGTACAGGTGTAGGCGCGAGAGGAGTTCGCCCCGAGGGAGGAGGGCAGATCGTTTCATTGTCGTTAACGGAGAAGCCGTGGTGCTGGGGTAGAGGGATCGCGCCAGCAGCGGCACGGAAGAAACGCCAAGGCGCTCTCAACCTCCTCTCCTGTCCCCATTTGAACGTCCAGGAGAGAACAACCTCACGGCCGACCGCTGATGGCGATGAGCGTGGTGCCCTCCTCCCGGGTGGCGAGGTACTGCACTACGTCGCTTTCCCAGCTCAAGAAGGCCGAGTAGTTGCTCGGCAACGGGTCATTAAGTTGCCAGTAGCCCGCCCGCTTGAACGGATCGAGCAGGGCCTTCGGTTGCCAGCCGGACAGCCGGTACTGCTCGATGCGGGCAAGCCCCTGGCGAACCTCCTGCCGGTAGGCCCGGCTGTAGGTCGGACACTCCGGCGTCAGACCGCTTGGCAGCGGCGCCAGGCCGTTCCACAGCGTGCCCGGCCGCTCGATGCAGTACACCTCGCCCTGCCATCGGCGCTCTACCGTGAACCCAGCCCCACGCCCAGGACCGCCAGCCCGGCCACCGCAGCGGCGAGCACGAGCCGTCCAGCCTTCCAGGAACGCCGAAGCGTCCACGTCACCGCATCACCTGCCGCACGTCCGCCACCACCCGGTCCACGTCGTTGAGCTGGGTATAGGCCCGGCTCGTCAGGCGCGGGAGGCCAGGTGGTCGCTCATGGGCTGCACGGCACAGGAGTCGAGTTCAGGTGCAATCAAAAGACCTTTACACGGACCTAACAGCCCCTGCCTAAGCTTCCGGCGGAGGGTCTCCCCCATGCCTATACCCACATCCGCTGTCTCTTCCGTTCGTCCTCCTCCCAGCCGGGTATCCCGGTGACGCCCTCACCGTCTCGCCGTGGGAGGTCCGGCTTCTGGCTGGGCGCCCTCCTTGTGCTGGCGGCAGTCCTGGGTGCGGCCTGGCTGGCCAACTCGATGTCGGACCGCGGCCTGATCACCACTCCTGCGATGGACCCCAGTCTGCCTCCCATGCCCGGTATGGATCACGAGACGATGCCCGGTATGAGAGGTGGCGCGGCCCCCTCAGCACCCTGAACCTTGGCGCGGGCAGAGGACCGCCCACGTCCTGCCCGGCTCGCCCCAGAAGGAAGCCGTTCCTGGTGTACTCTCCCCCTTCTTCCCTGGCAGCGATTGCCAGCCATCCTGCCGGGCGAGCCTCACCGCGTTTCACGCTTTGATGGGCGGGTGGAGCCAGTCAACTTCCTACGGCTTGCCTGCTCCCCAAACGCTGGCGACCAGTCCTGTGGGGAGCAAGAGGCGCTCTTGGCCACCATGACCCTGCGCCCGAGCAACGGGCCGACCGAGGACGTCGTGAGTAAGATCAAGCGAGCATCAGATCCGTAGGCGACCCGGTGCATGCAATGAGCGGAAGAACGGCAAAAGCGGGGCAGGTCCAGGAACAAGAAGGGCGGCCGAGGAGTCCTCGGCCGCCCGGGTTCCGAGAACGCTCGCCTCAGGAGGAAGCCGGGTTCAGCGTGTCGGCGAGCCGAACCAGCAGTTCCTCGGCCCGATCGTACCCGGGGCGCAAGTACACGGTGGCGGACGTCGTCCAGTCCTGCACCGCGGCCACCTCCTGATCGTTCTCGCGCAGCTTCAAGTGGGGGTACACGCCGTACTCGACATAGCACCCGAACTCGGCCGCTACCTCCTCAAGCTGCTGGGTGTTTTCTTCGGTCCACGTGAGCACGTAAGGCAAGGCGAAGCACGGCTTCCCGCAGCTGCCTCCCAGACCCACCAGGGGAAAGCCAGCGACTGACTGCGTATCCTGCCGCACCCGGGTGCGTTCCAGGAAGGCGGGGCGGTTGCGCGAGACGTCACGGTGAGGAAGCTTCTGGGCGGCGATCCAGGGTCCAACAGTCAGTTTGGTCATGGGAAAACTCCTGTGAGGAAAAGTGTAGGCGCCCACTTGATCACAGTCAGACGCGGGCATCGAGCAGCGGCCGCTGGGGAGCCACGGAAACCGGCTGCGGGCGAACGGGTGGCTTGAACCCGCGTAATCTCAGGGCGTTGGTCAGCACGAAGACGCTGGAAAAGCCCATCGCGGCGGCGGCGAGCACCGGGCTGAGCAGCCAACCGAAGGCCGGGTACAGCACGCCCGCCGCGACCGGAATCAACACGATGTTGTACGCGAAGGCCCAGAACAGGTTGAGCTTGATGTTCCGCAGGGTGGCACGTGAGAGCGCGTAGGCATTGGGCACGCCGCGCAGGTCGCCCGACATCAGGATCACGTCGGCGGTCTCGACGGCCACGTCGGTGCCGGTGCCGATGGCGAGGCCCACATCGGCCTGGGCGAGGGCGGGCGCGTCGTTGATGCCGTCTCCCACGAAAGCCACCTTCTGCCCCTTGGCCTGCAACGCCTTCACGGCGTCACTCTTCCCGCTGGGCAGCACCTCGGCGAGCACCTCGTCGATGCCGAGCTGGCGGGCGATAGCGTTCGCGGTCCGGGCATTGTCCCCGGTGATCATGGCGACCTTGAGGCCCTGGCGGTGCAGCACCTGAACCGCCTCGGGGCTGCCCTCCTTGATCGGGTCGGCCACGGCGATCACGGCGGCGAGTTGACTGTCAATGGCCGCGTACAGCGGACTCTTGCCCTCGTCTCCGAGCCGTTCGGCCTGCGCGGCGAACTCGCCCACGTTCAGCCCGAGCCTGTGCATGTAGCGGTCGGCGCCGACCTGCACCAGGCGGCCTTCCACGCGCGCCTCCAGGCCGTAGCCGGGCACCGCCTCGAAGCTCTCCAGGGGGAGGATGGCCATGCCCTCCCTCTTCGCCGCGTCCACGATGGCCCGGGCGATGGGGTGTTCGCTCTGCTCTTCGGCGGCCGCGACCAGCTTCAGCACCTCGGTCCGGTCGAAGCCGGGGGCGGTCACCAGGTCCGTCAGTTCCGGCTTGCCCTTGGTCAGGGTGCCGGTCTTGTCCACGGCGACCACGTTCACGCCCTGGAGGCCCTCCAGCGCCGTGCCGCTGCGAAACAGCACGCCCAGTTCCGCCGCTTTGCCGGTGCCCACCATGATGCTGGTCGGCGTGGCGAGCCCCATCGCGCAGGGGCAGGCGATGATCAGCACCGCGACGGTCGTGACCAGGGCGAACGAGAGGGCGGTGCTCCCGCCGAGCAGCATCCAGATCAGAAAGGTCAGGGCGGCGATGCCGATGACGACCGGGACGAAGACCGAGACGACCCGGTCCGCGAGGCCCTGGATGGGGGGCTTGCTGCCCTGGGCGCTCTCCACCAGCTTGATGATCTGCGCGAGAGCCGTATCCGCCCCGATCCGGGTCGCCTTGAACTGAAAGGCGCCGTTCTGGTTAATGGTGCCGCCGACGACCGCCGCGCCGGTCTGCTTGGCGACGGGGATCGGTTCGCCGGTAATCATGCTCTCGTCCACGAAGGAGTTGCCCAGGGTGACCTCGCCGTCGACGGGGATCTTATCGCCGGGACGGACGGAGATCAGGTCGCCGATCAGCACCTCGTCGGTGGGCAGCTCGAGTTCCTGGCCGCCCCGGACCACCCGCGCCGTTTTCGCCTGGAGGCTCAGCAGCTTCTTCATCGCCTCGCTGCTTCGTCCCTTGGCGATGGCCTCGAAGTACTTGCCCAGCAGGATCAGGGTGATCACAACGGCGGCCGCCTCGTAGTACACGTGCGCGGTGCCTTCGGGAAAGACCTGCGGCGCGAGCGTGACGACCAACGAGTAGAAGAAGGCCGCCGAGGTGCCGATCATCACCAGGGAGTTCATGTCGGGGGAGCGGTTTTTCAGCGCCTTCCAGCCCAGGCGGTAGAAGCGCATCCCGGGGCCGAACTGCACAGGCACGGCGAGGGCGAGCATGACCCAGTTCAGGGTGGTCATGACCCCGTGTCCGAAAGTTCCCATTAGCCAGTCGTTCACAGCGGGCACGAGCATCGGGACCATCGCCAGGATGGCCAGGGGAATGGCGAAGATGGCGCTGAAGGTCACGGCCCGGCGCAGCGACCGGACTTCCTGCTCGCGGGCCTCACGTTCTTGGTCGCTGCGGTCCGCTCCCGCCCCGGTGTCCAGGACTTCGTACCCCGCGGCGGTCACCACGGCCTTGAGCTGGCCCACGCTCACGGCCGACGGCAGGTAACGGACGGAAGCGCGCTCGGTGGCCAGGTTCACGGTGGCGTCCAGGACGCCGTCGACTTTGCGCAGGGCGCGCTCGACCCGGCCCACGCAACTCGCGCAGGTCATGCCCTGAATGCTCAGGTCAGCCTCGCCCACCAGCGGCTCGTAACCAATATCCTTGACCTTCGCGAGGAGGGCCTGCGGGTCCGTCTGCTGCGGGTCGTAGGTGACGGTGGCGCGCTCGGTGGCCAGATTCACGGTGGCGGTCTCGACACCCGTCACCTTCTTCAGGCCCCGCTCGACGCGCCCCACGCAACTGGCACAGGTCATGCCCTGCACGCCCAGCTCCACTGTTTTGCTCATGGCTTCTCCTATCCCCCTCCAGGGGGTATAACAGAAGCATACGTCAGGAACCCCCCGGTGACAACCCTTCCTGTCGGCACTATAGGCAAAATCCGCCGACCAATGCAGTGTTATATGCTTGACATCCCCCCCTCCAGGGTTTAGGCTTGACCCATGACCACCGAACTGACTGTCAACGGAATGACCTGCGGCCACTGCGAGACGGCCGTCAAGAACGCGCTCAAGAGTGTTCCCGGCGTGCAGGACGTCCGCGTGGACCTGCAAGGCGGCACGGCCAGCGTCCAGGGAGAGGCGGATCCTCAGGCCCTCATCGCCGCCGTCACGGAAGAAGGCTACGGCGCCCAGGTCCGCGGCTAAAGTGACGGCCGCGAAAGCTGATCCCGCTGCCTGCCACACGGCGGCGCCGGGCCACCTGTGCATGCCCGAGGACGCCCGCAAACGCGCGGCGCGGCGGCTGAAGATTGCCCGGGGTCACCTGGACAGCATCGTCACCATGCTGGACAAGGATGACGCGTACTGTGTCGACGTGCTCCGGCAGCTCAAAGCCGTGCAAGGGGCGCTGTCCGGGGCAGGCGAGGTCGTGCTGCGGGGTCACCTGGAAGCCCACGTCGCCACCGCCTCCACGCGCGGGGACAGCGTCGAGATCGTCGAAGAATTGATGGAAGCGCTTAAGTATACCTGAGCGCCAGAGCGTCACGGCAGCGGTCTACCTTCCTGGTAGACCGCTGTTTGGATTCCACCCCAGGGGGAGCCTGAGGAGCCCCTCCACGTGAAGGCCGTCAGGTCGTTTCAAGTGTATTTCAGGGCGTGCATCAGCTCGTTCACGATTTCCGAGGTGTCACCCCTGGACTCCGCAGTGGCCACGTGGGCTTCCAGGTGGCCCCGCAAGACCACCTCACCGGTCCCGGCCAGGGCGCCCTGCACAGCCTTGAGCTGTTTGAGGACATCCACGCAGTACACGTTCGGGTCTTCCAACATCCTCTGAATGCTTTCCAGGTGGCCGTGGGCGATGGCGAGGCGCCGCCGGGCCGCCTTGCGGCTGGACTCGGGCATGCACAAGGTGTGTTCCCCATGCAGGCAAAGGCTGTCTTTCGTGGTGGGGGTCATCGGCTGGCCGCCAGGCCCAGGCAAGGGACGGCGCCCGCAGCACAGGGGGTCAGGTGACCTTGGAGACGGCCCTGCCCGAAAAACCGGTCGCGTCTCACAGCAGAGCCTCCAGTCGAAAAGGATTCATGTGCCGGAAGGCCTCGGCCAGCGTGGCCCCGCTGTGGCTCAGCAGACCGTGACTCAGGGCGTCGGCCTTGTTCATTTCCAGATGCAGGGCCCGTCCGAGTTCCAGGTCGTCGTCGCTCACCTCCCCGCCTGGAACGATGTGCTGGAGGGCGCCTGCGTCCAGCCGGGTACGCAGCATCTGTGCCGTGAAGCGCATCTGACTCTCCAG is part of the Deinococcus sp. YIM 134068 genome and harbors:
- the lspA gene encoding signal peptidase II, producing the protein MLQSGMPRLALLALITLCIVLDLALKSWARAELPGEVRPWLPGVLDLTLTYNTGAAWSLLSGAALPLALVRGAVGLGLVVFLLRRPRPTGQALALSLIAGGALGNALDGLSAGRVTDMLASPALSAVTRALGQGDFPVFNLADVWVVGGVLLLLLSEWVRARRTRGVVPA
- a CDS encoding heavy metal translocating P-type ATPase codes for the protein MSKTVELGVQGMTCASCVGRVERGLKKVTGVETATVNLATERATVTYDPQQTDPQALLAKVKDIGYEPLVGEADLSIQGMTCASCVGRVERALRKVDGVLDATVNLATERASVRYLPSAVSVGQLKAVVTAAGYEVLDTGAGADRSDQEREAREQEVRSLRRAVTFSAIFAIPLAILAMVPMLVPAVNDWLMGTFGHGVMTTLNWVMLALAVPVQFGPGMRFYRLGWKALKNRSPDMNSLVMIGTSAAFFYSLVVTLAPQVFPEGTAHVYYEAAAVVITLILLGKYFEAIAKGRSSEAMKKLLSLQAKTARVVRGGQELELPTDEVLIGDLISVRPGDKIPVDGEVTLGNSFVDESMITGEPIPVAKQTGAAVVGGTINQNGAFQFKATRIGADTALAQIIKLVESAQGSKPPIQGLADRVVSVFVPVVIGIAALTFLIWMLLGGSTALSFALVTTVAVLIIACPCAMGLATPTSIMVGTGKAAELGVLFRSGTALEGLQGVNVVAVDKTGTLTKGKPELTDLVTAPGFDRTEVLKLVAAAEEQSEHPIARAIVDAAKREGMAILPLESFEAVPGYGLEARVEGRLVQVGADRYMHRLGLNVGEFAAQAERLGDEGKSPLYAAIDSQLAAVIAVADPIKEGSPEAVQVLHRQGLKVAMITGDNARTANAIARQLGIDEVLAEVLPSGKSDAVKALQAKGQKVAFVGDGINDAPALAQADVGLAIGTGTDVAVETADVILMSGDLRGVPNAYALSRATLRNIKLNLFWAFAYNIVLIPVAAGVLYPAFGWLLSPVLAAAAMGFSSVFVLTNALRLRGFKPPVRPQPVSVAPQRPLLDARV
- a CDS encoding CopZ family metallochaperone produces the protein MTTELTVNGMTCGHCETAVKNALKSVPGVQDVRVDLQGGTASVQGEADPQALIAAVTEEGYGAQVRG
- a CDS encoding metal-sensitive transcriptional regulator, which translates into the protein MPEDARKRAARRLKIARGHLDSIVTMLDKDDAYCVDVLRQLKAVQGALSGAGEVVLRGHLEAHVATASTRGDSVEIVEELMEALKYT
- a CDS encoding metal-sensitive transcriptional regulator, with translation MTPTTKDSLCLHGEHTLCMPESSRKAARRRLAIAHGHLESIQRMLEDPNVYCVDVLKQLKAVQGALAGTGEVVLRGHLEAHVATAESRGDTSEIVNELMHALKYT